A single Apodemus sylvaticus chromosome 20, mApoSyl1.1, whole genome shotgun sequence DNA region contains:
- the Pram1 gene encoding PML-RARA-regulated adapter molecule 1: MLRSNDLTLGTAVDRQELKEGTERPSPPPSSSAPTPTPTAPTWSSARGAETTLASSKQKPELRAHSPCGSSSPEAMGSNQDFRNIQAKFQASQPELGEPLRKTPKPEFNKLLKKFPQTELSEQPKKPSQSELSAVSLKPLQLQFADLPKKPPQPGVLKKLPQPEFTGLGKKPTQAELPRKPLHPELTGLKKSSQADSADLRRVPQLQFASLPKPPQSDLPNLPKKLPKPEFGELSKRSPEPEPPQEPHVPAQKLLTPELNNPAGPLVELKPKKFWHPESNEAPLRLLPAQSSTFPKKPLWPEAAGFSSKSLTQSESIEVPQTSPSKCGSSEFYSHSPQPDIRTFPKNTVQPEFNENFRKPSCPQATGCPKSPKQPMFYEVPQTPPWKSESCSAQCHSPPPDFNVFPRKHPQLQPSDLTRTASESEVCKVPKRTQQPDPNVLSKKPSQPELGHLPRTSSEPEFSSLPRKFLQPQQGKFFQPEFPKGLPRKPKLPGSVSECSLPSATVGSSPGLRVPGIPHWKSQDFQVQHLPRRRPLPSASSLGHPPAKPPLPPVTINIQSFRRAPATATAVLKTTGSSTGTPFQAQQPQHTAQNPDEIYELYDAVEATDDSILSPRGRDEMQSTQHATRRSQQEPELRKATQPQKLPATDPKLLKQTRKAEKAEEEFRKKFKFEGEIVIHTKMMIDPNAKTRRGGGKHLGIRRGEILEVIEFTSKEEILCRDPKGKYGYVPRTALLPLETEVYDDVSFADPLDMQPFPQ; this comes from the exons ATGCTTAGGTCTAATGACCTGACCTTGGGGACAGCAGTGgacaggcaggaactcaaggagggGACAGAAAGGCCATCTCcgcctccttcctcctctgcccccacccccaccccgacagCCCCTACTTGGTCGTCAGCCCGTGGAGCAGAAACCACACTTGCTTCCTCAAAGCAGAAGCCTGAGCTTAGAGCCCATTCACCCTGTGGTTCTTCATCCCCTGAAGCCATG GGGAGCAATCAGGACTTCCGAAACATCCAAGCTAAGTTCCAGGCCTCTCAGCCAGAACTTGGAGAACCGCTCAGAAAAACCCCAAAGCCTGAGTTCAACAAACTCCTGAAGAAGTTTCCACAGACTGAGTTAAGTGAGCAGCCCAAGAAGCCCTCCCAGTCTGAGCTCAGTGCAGTGTCCTTGAAACCACTGCAGCTGCAGTTTGCAGACCTCCCCAAGAAGCCCCCGCAACCCGGAGTTCTTAAAAAGTTGCCCCAGCCCGAGTTCACTGGCCTAGGCAAGAAGCCCACACAGGCTGAACTCCCCAGGAAGCCTCTacacccagagctcactggtctCAAAAAGTCTTCCCAGGCTGACTCCGCTGATCTCAGGAGGGTCCCACAGCTCCAGTTTGCCAGCCTCCCCAAGCCCCCACAGTCCGATCTCCCCAATCTCCCCAAGAAGCTCCCCAAACCTGAATTTGGAGAGCTCTCCAAGAGATCTCCAGAGCCTGAGCCGCCCCAGGAGCCTCATGTACCTGCGCAGAAGCTCCTGACGCCTGAGCTCAACAACCCTGCCGGGCCTCTAGTAGAGCTCAAACCCAAGAAGTTTTGGCACCCTGAGTCCAATGAGGCCCCTCTGAGGCTCTTGCCAGCTCAATCCAGTACTTTTCCCAAGAAGCCGCTGTGGCCTGAGGCTGCTGGTTTCTCTAGCAAGTCCCTGACACAGTCAGAGTCCATTGAAGTTCCTCAGACATCCCCCTCTAAGTGTGGGTCCAGTGAGTTTTACTCCCACTCCCCACAGCCTGACATCAGGACCTTTCCTAAGAATACCGTGCAGCCTGAGTTCAATGAGAACTTTAGGAAGCCTTCATGTCCTCAAGCCACTGGCTGCCCCAAATCCCCAAAGCAGCCCATGTTCTATGAGGTCCCCCAGACACCCCCCTGGAAGTCTGAGTCATGTAGCGCCCAGTGTCACTCCCCACCACCAGACTTCAATGTATTCCCCAGGAAGCATCCACAACTCCAGCCAAGTGACCTTACCAGGACAGCCTCGGAGTCGGAGGTCTGTAAGGTTCCCAAAAGGACTCAGCAGCCTGACCCCAATGTGCTTTCTAAGAAGCCCTCACAGCCAGAATTGGGTCACCTCCCTAGAACATCCTCAGAGCCTGAGTTCAGCTCGCTCCCAAGGAAGTTTCTGCAGCCTCAACAAGGCAAGTTCTTTCAGCCTGAGTTCCCCAAGGGTCTGCCTAGAAAGCCCAAGCTTCCTGGTTCAGTGTCCGAATGCTCCCTGCCCTCTGCTACTGTGGGCTCCAGCCCTGGGCTTAGAGTCCCTGGAATACCCCACTGGAAATCACAAGACTTCCAAGTCCAGCACCTACCCCGACGGCGGCCCCTGCCCTCAGCCAGCAGCCTGGGACACCCCCCAGCCAAGCCTCCACTACCACCTGTCACCATCAACATCCAGAGCTTCAGGAGAGCCCCAGCAACAGCCACAG CTGTACTGAAGACAACAGGCTCCTCTACTGGGACCCCCTTCCAAGCCCAACAACCTCAACATACTGCACA GAACCCTGATGAGATCTATGAACTGTATGATGCTGTGGAGGCCACAGATGACTCTATTCTCAGCCCCAGAGGCAGAG ATGAAATGCAGTCTACCCAGCATGCCACCAGACGGTCTCAACAGGAGCCAGAGCTCAG GAAGGCCACTCAGCCACAGAAGCTGCCAGCCACAGACCCCAAGCTGCTAAAACAGACCAGGAAGGCAGAAAAGGCTGAGGAAGAGTTTAGAAAGAAGTTCAAG TTTGAAGGTGAGATTGTGATTCACACAAAGATGATGATTGACCCCAATGCCAAGACCCGGCGTGGGGGTGGCAAGCACCTGGGCATCCGGCGAGGAGAGATCCTAGAGGTGATCGAGTTCACTAGCAAGGAAGAGATTCTCTGCCGGGACCCCAAGGGCAAGT ATGGCTATGTGCCCAGAACTGCATTGTTGCCCTT GGAAACAGAAGTCTATGATGACGTCAGCTTTGCGG ACCCCCTGGACATGCAACCATTTCCTCAGTGA
- the Znf414 gene encoding zinc finger protein 414 — MEEPSSRPSVDTLATVESSSSEPDKEVTSPDVAATEEPGPNPTATPPVRDRGGPLQQIAYPASESCQAGSANTGVGTNEDLRLPRRRPPPGKQIPCSSPGCCLSFPSVRDLAQHLRTHCPPTQSLEGKVFRCSALSCTESFPSMQELVAHGKLHYKPNRYFKCENCLLRFRTHRSLFKHLHVCIDHGQSPAPPPPPALDKEPPVPERPPESDPAASLGMPFPLLEPFTSAPTGPFLPYLNPAPFGLSPPRLRPFLAATPGPPASGAGAAVWRKSQGATSSPRRPQGGSDAPSGAGACR, encoded by the exons ATG GAGGAACCATCATCCAGGCCCAGCGTGGACACGCTGGCCACGGTAGAATCCAGCTCCAGTGAGCCGGACAAGGAGGTGACATCCCCAGATGTGGCAGCTACAGAGGAGCCGGGTCCTAACCCAACAGCCACGCCACCGGTGCGGGACCGTGGAGGACCTCTGCAGCAAATTGCCTATCCAGCTTCAGAGAGCTGCCAGGCTGGCTCAGCCAACACAGGCGTGGGGACCAATGAGGACCTTCGGTTGCCCAGACGACGTCCACCACCAG GCAAACAAATACCCTGCTCTAGCCCCGGctgttgcctcagtttccccagtgttCGTGATCTGGCACAGCATCTCCGTACCCACTGCCCGCCCACACAGTCACTGGAAG GCAAAGTCTTCCGCTGCTCGGCGCTGAGCTGCACCGAGAGcttccccagcatgcaggagcTGGTAGCCCACGGCAAGCTGCATTACAAACCCAATCGATACTTCAA GTGTGAGAATTGCCTGCTGCGCTTCCGCACTCACCGCTCGCTCTTCAAGCATCTACACGTTTGTATAGACCATGGTCAGAGCCCAGCCCCGCCACCACCCCCTGCCCTGGACAAAGAGCCACCTGTACCCGAGCGCCCCCCAGAGTCCGACCCTGCAGCCTCCCTGGGCATGCCATTCCCACTACTCGAGCCTTTCACCTCTGCCCCCACTGGGCCCTTTCTTCCGTACTTGAACCCTGCACCCTTTGGCCTGAGCCCCCCTCGACTGCGCCCATTCCTGGCTGCCACTCCAGGGCCACCCGCATCCGGCGCTGGCGCTGCCGTCTGGAGGAAGAGTCAAG GTGCTACCAGTAGTCCCAGAAGACCTCAGGGTGGCTCCGATGCGCCCTCAGGTGCAGGTGCGTGCAGGTGA